The following is a genomic window from Methanobacterium aggregans.
ATTATAATTAGTTTAGCATTTCTTCTGCAGTTCATGGGTAAACAGCGTGTTACTTGTATACGGGTTTTATAGACCGGGATGCTGTTTATAAATCCTGAAACTAACCTTACAAATCCATAAACCATTTATAAACCCTGAAACTAACCTTAAAAACCCATAAACCATTTATAAACCCTGAAACTAACCTTAAAAACCCATAAACCATTTATAAACCCTGATATTGATCTTATAAACCGAATACTAATTTTATAAACCCAGATACGGATCTTACAAACCATGATGCCTGATCCTACAAACCAGGCACACTGATCCTTCATTCCATCATCCAAATTCCAGCCCATAGAATGGATGATAGAATAATTCACAGCTAACCCATTCCCAGTGCGTAATAATACTAATGCTTCAATTTAACTTGCAGTTTAAACCGGGTTACAGACCAGTTTAGGTTAAAAGTTTAGGTTAAAGATATAAGGTTGGACTGATAAATACATACACATTAATAATACTGTAACTTATGATGTACCTATAAGGAGGATGAAATGGCTGCGATTCGGAGAATAGCAAAGAACACAGGTGTTTTGTTCATAGCCCAGATAATAACATACGTGCTGGGCTTTTTTATCACCATGTACACTGCCAGGTACCTGGGAGCTGGGGGGTTCGGTGTACTTTCCCTGGCACTTTCCATAACTGGTATCTTAGGTGTTTTCAGCGACCTCGGTCTGAGCACCCTCATGGTAAGGGACGTTGCACGGGACAAGTTCCTTACAGGTAAATACGTGGTGAACCTTTCGGTACTGAAGGTTTTTCTGAGTGTCCTGACCTTCGGACTTGTTGCAGCAACAGTTACAATTCTGGGCTACCCAGAACTCGTTGGCACAGTTATTTACCTCATCACATTATCAACTGTGCTGAACGCCTTTACCCTGGTTTTAAATTCTGTTTTCCAGGCCAATGAAAAAATGGAGTACATATCAGTTAACTACATTTTGAACAGCGTTTTAATGGCCGCGGGTACTGCCCTTGGAATATACTACGCTTTAGATGTGGTTTACTTCGCTTCAGTTTACGTTATCTCATGTCTCCTGGTTCTGATCCTCGCCTTCATCATCTACGTCTGGAAGTTTTCTTTACCCAAACTGGAAATTGATCTAAGTTTTTGGAAACCTACACTGAATGAAGCCTGGCCCTTTGGAGTGAGCACGGTTCTGGCTAACATTTACTACTTTGCAGACTCAGTGATACTGTCTGTGATGGTCAGTACTGAAGTGGTGGGCTGGTACAACGCAGCCTACAGGATACTGGCAGTTATGCTGTTCATTCCAATCCTCCTCAACACTGTGCTCTTTCCAGTGATGTCCCAATTCTACGTAACATCCAAAGATTCCTTCAAGCTGGTTTATGAAAAATATTTCAAGTACATGGCAATGATTGGAATTCCAATAGGTGTGGGAACAACGCTGCTGGCTGACAAGATCATCCTTCTCATCTTTGGAAGTGAGTACGCACCCTCAATAATTGCCCTGCAGATACTCATCTGGGCACTTGTAATCAGCTTCTTAAGCGGTGCATTCACGCTTTTACTACAAACATCAAATAAACAGATGGTTATAACCAAGATAACCTCTATCAACGTGGTTTTAAATGTTGTTCTCAACTTAATTTTGATACCCTACTTCAGTTACGTAGGGTCAAGTGTTGTTACAGTTGTAACACAATTATCTGCTTTTTTATTATCCATGAAGGCAGTTTCTGACGGCGGATATGGGTTAACCAGGAAAGAGAGATCATACCTGGCTAAAACAGTTTTTGCAAGCATGATCATGGGAATATTCCTTTTTTACTTCAGGGATATGAATTTATTTGCCCTGATTCTAGTGGCCACTGCAATATATTTCATAGTGGTGTGCCTGATCAACGGATTCGACGACGAGGATATTGCTATTGTTAAAAATATTATCAATAAATAGATTGAATTGAGGTATGGCCATGCATATTAAGGGAATTGGAAGAATTAAATTAGAGCACGAAGCAATTTATAAAATAATAGAAGATGGCGACAGGATCATTGTTAACACCATTGAAAAGGTGGCGTCAAAGGTGCAGAAGTTATCGAAGGCCAGTGAAACAGAGGAGGCTGGTTTCCAGGACATCATTATTTTGGATGATCTCTTTCCCCATCCAGTGTCTGCCTTCAGGTTTCAGGAGTACAACTCCTACCTGGAACACTTTGAAAAAATAAAGATTTACTCCACAGGATCAGCCCTCGAGTATATAAACGAAGAAAAACCCCTTGAAACTGTGATCAATGACTACGAAGAAAAATTTCCCCAGTTCAAAGGTAAAGTTGAAAGGTACACTCCTAAAACAATTTTACATCCTAAAACGATTTTATGTTCCGAAAGGGTTCCACAGTCAAAGGTGGCTTACACGATGTTTTTAAACAACATCTACTCCTGCATGGACACCATAGAAAGATGCAAGGTACCCTTCGTGTTCACACTGTACCCTGGCGGAGGTTTTTATTTAAATGATAAGATTTCAGATAAAAAGTTAAAAAAAGTCTTTTCTTCCCCTTACTTTAGAAAGGTCATTGTGAATCAAAAAATCACCTACGATTACCTGGTGGACAATGATCTATGTGAAGCAGAGCAAATCCAAAATATTTTTGGTGTTGTAACCCCTTTAAAGATGTTAGAGAAGGAATATAATGACAAGAAGTATTTTGGCAGGGACAAATCTGTTCTGGATATATGTTTCGTCTCCCATAAGTACACCAAAAGGGGTGTGGATAAGGGATACGATGTTTTTATAGAAGTGGCCCATGAACTGGCAGCCAAGTACCATGATATCCATTTCCATGTTGTTGGTGGTTTTGATGAAGATGAAATTGATGTTACTAAAATAGGGGACAGGATCCATTTTTACGGGCCCCAGTTATCTGATTGGTTCCATGAGTTTTACAGGGATAAGGACATTATTCTATCCCCCAATATCCCTTTTAAATTGAGGGATGGAGCATTTGACGGATTTCCAACGGGTTGCTGTACCGATGCAGGTTTGCATAAGGTTTCAATCTTTTGCACTGATGAACTGCATGAGAGTACAGGAAAATATGAAGATGAGGAGGAGATGGTGATCATTCCCCACAACACCCAGGAGATCATGAAGATAATCGAAAACTATTATCACAAACCTGGGAAACTGCAGGAAATTGCTGAAGCAGGATGTTTAAAAATAAAGGATCTTTACAGCTACGAAAACCAGATAGCTCCGAGAATAAAGATTTTAGAAGATGTGATAAAGGATCAGAAGGAAGTGATAAAGGCTTGATTAGGACCAGCAAGGAAGGATGAAAGATCAGAGAGCAGCAATGAAGAATCAGCAAAAGAGT
Proteins encoded in this region:
- a CDS encoding flippase, whose protein sequence is MAAIRRIAKNTGVLFIAQIITYVLGFFITMYTARYLGAGGFGVLSLALSITGILGVFSDLGLSTLMVRDVARDKFLTGKYVVNLSVLKVFLSVLTFGLVAATVTILGYPELVGTVIYLITLSTVLNAFTLVLNSVFQANEKMEYISVNYILNSVLMAAGTALGIYYALDVVYFASVYVISCLLVLILAFIIYVWKFSLPKLEIDLSFWKPTLNEAWPFGVSTVLANIYYFADSVILSVMVSTEVVGWYNAAYRILAVMLFIPILLNTVLFPVMSQFYVTSKDSFKLVYEKYFKYMAMIGIPIGVGTTLLADKIILLIFGSEYAPSIIALQILIWALVISFLSGAFTLLLQTSNKQMVITKITSINVVLNVVLNLILIPYFSYVGSSVVTVVTQLSAFLLSMKAVSDGGYGLTRKERSYLAKTVFASMIMGIFLFYFRDMNLFALILVATAIYFIVVCLINGFDDEDIAIVKNIINK